A genomic region of Prionailurus viverrinus isolate Anna chromosome D4, UM_Priviv_1.0, whole genome shotgun sequence contains the following coding sequences:
- the CDC37L1 gene encoding hsp90 co-chaperone Cdc37-like 1, protein MEQPWPPPGPWSLPRAEGEAEEESDLDVSPSSPRCPQLPGGGAQMYSHGIELACQKQKEFVKSSVACKWNLAEAQQKLGSLALHNSESLDQEHAKAQTAVSELKQHEEEWRQKEEALVQRERMCLWNMDAISKDVFNKSFINQDKRKEIEDEDKSKSFMQKYEQKIRHFGMLSRWDDSQRFLSDHPYLVCEETAKYLILWCFHLEAEQKGALMEQIAHQAVVMQFIMEMAKNCNVDPRGCFRLFFQKAKAEEEGYFEAFKNELEAFKSRVRLYSQSPSFQPMTVQNHVPHSGVGSIGSLESLSQNPDYLQYSVNTALCSLNSVVHKEDDESKMMDTV, encoded by the exons ATGGAGCAGCCGTGGCCGCCGCCGGGACCTTGGAGCCTCCCTCGGGCCGAGGGTGAGGCCGAGGAAGAGAGTGACTTGGACGTGTCCCCCAGTTCTCCCCGCTGCCCGCAGCTGCCGGGCGGCGGCGCCCAG aTGTATAGTCATGGAATTGAACTGGCTTGCCAAAAGCAGAAAGAGTTTGTCAAGAGCTCTGTGGCGTGCAAATGGAATCTCGCAGAAGCTCAGCAGAAACTTGGTAGCCTAGCCCTGCATAACTCGGAGTCCTTGGATCAGGAACATGCCAAAGCACAAACAGCGGTATCGGAGCTGAAGCAACACGAAGAAGAgtggaggcagaaagaagaggctctcgtacagagagagagaatgtgtctgTGGAACATGGATGCCATTAGCAAGGATGTTTTTAATAAG agttttattaatcaagataaaagaaaagaaatagaagatgaagATAAATCCAAATCATTTATGcagaaatatgaacaaaaaatCAGACATTTTG GTATGTTGAGTCGATGGGATGATAGTCAGAGATTTTTGTCTGACCACCCATACCTTGTATGTGAAGAAACTGCTAAATATCTTATTTTATGGTGTTTTCATCTAGAAGCCGAACAG AAAGGGGCTCTAATGGAACAAATAGCACATCAAGCTGTTGTGATGCAGTTTATTATGGAAATGGCCAAAAACTGTAATGTGGATCCAAGAGGGTGTTTTCgtttatttttccagaaagcCAAA gCAGAGGAAGAAGGTTATTTCGAAGCATTCAAAAATGAACTTGAAGCTttcaagtcaagagtcagactttaTTCTCAATCACCAAGTTTTCAACCTATGACAGTTCAAAATCATGTTCCCCATTCTGGTGTTGGATCTATAGGTTCGTTAGAATCCTTATCACAA AATCCAGATTATCTTCAGTATTCTGTCAATACAGCTCTTTGCAGTTTAAACTCAGTGGTACATAAAGAAGATGATGAATCCAAAATGATGGACACTGTATGA
- the AK3 gene encoding GTP:AMP phosphotransferase AK3, mitochondrial isoform X3, whose amino-acid sequence MTRLALHELKNLTQCSWLLDGFPRTLPQAEALDRAYQIDTVINLNVPFEVIKQRLTARWIHPASGRVYNIEFNPPKTVGIDDLTGEPLIQREDDKPETVVKRLKAYEAQTEPVLEYYQKKGVLETFSGTETNKIWPYVYAFLQTRVPQANQKASVTP is encoded by the exons ATGACTCGGCTGGCTCTACACGAGCTGAAAAACCTCACTCAGTGCAGCTGGCTGTTGGACG GTTTTCCAAGGACACTTCCACAGGCAGAAGCCCTGGACAGAGCTTATCAGATAGACACGGTGATTAATCTGAACGTGCCCTTTGAGGTCATTAAGCAGCGTCTCACTGCTCGCTGGATTCATCCCGCCAGCGGCCGAGTCTACAACATTGAGTTCAACCCTCCCAAAACCGTG GGCATTGATGACCTGACTGGAGAGCCTCTCATTCAGCGTGAGGACGATAAGCCAGAGACAGTTGTCAAGAGACTGAAGGCGTACGAAGCCCAAACAGAGCCGGTCCTGGAATATTACCA GAAAAAGGGGGTGTTGGAAACATTCTCCGGAACAGAAACCAACAAGATCTGGCCCTATGTCTATGCTTTCCTACAAACAAGGGTTCCACAAGCAAACCAGAAAGCATCAGTTACTCCATGA